In Mercurialis annua linkage group LG6, ddMerAnnu1.2, whole genome shotgun sequence, the following are encoded in one genomic region:
- the LOC126685784 gene encoding uncharacterized protein LOC126685784, producing MEVTGVASPRRGLDQLQKEGSLDTQFQNFELELSDHDHRHSNHQFQSMSALEILRQTVRILRCNAASFLLVAALLICPVSAIVLSNVFVDQSVVKRLTIKLLLVAKSSGLPLRPFVKQSCHHFSEMVIASAMYFPLFITLSLLSKVAVVYSVDCTYSSKNVEVSKFFVTMSKIWRRAVSTYWWACMMIVGCITLFCVLLLGVCSLFSIIGFKPELNLYAGIVVGLVFSVVFANAIVICNIAIVITVLEDVSGPQALLRSSILIRGQTQVGLVMYLGSTIGLAFVEGLFEHRVKTLSYGDGSSRIWEGPLLVIMYSFVVLIDLMMSAVFYFSCRSYRMEASDAESSSILETITISDESVGIQ from the coding sequence ATGGAAGTTACTGGTGTTGCTTCTCCAAGAAGGGGTTTAGATCAGTTACAAAAGGAGGGATCTTTGGATACCCAGTTCCAGAATTTCGAGCTGGAATTGAGTGATCATGATCATAGGCATAGTAATCATCAATTTCAGTCAATGAGTGCATTGGAGATCTTGAGACAAACAGTGAGGATTCTCCGGTGTAACGCTGCGTCGTTTTTGCTAGTTGCAGCATTGCTTATTTGTCCAGTATCTGCTATTGTTTTATCAAATGTGTTTGTTGATCAATCTGTTGTTAAAAGACTTACTATTAAGCTTTTGTTAGTTGCAAAGTCTAGTGGTCTCCCATTGAGGCCTTTTGTCAAACAGTCTTGTCACCATTTCTCCGAGATGGTTATTGCTTCTGCAATGTACTTCCCTTTGTTTATCACATTGTCTTTGTTGTCGAAAGTTGCCGTAGTTTACTCCGTAGATTGCACTTATAGTAGCAAGAATGTAGAGGTTTCGAAGTTTTTTGTGACAATGAGTAAGATTTGGAGAAGGGCGGTTTCGACGTACTGGTGGGCATGTATGATGATTGTTGGCTGCATTACGCTATTCTGCGTTCTTCTTTTGGGTGTTTGTAGTTTGTTTTCGATAATTGGGTTCAAACCTGAGTTAAATTTGTACGCTGGAATAGTAGTAGGGTTAGTGTTCTCAGTAGTGTTTGCGAATGCAATCGTCATTTGCAACATTGCTATTGTGATCACGGTGTTGGAGGATGTTTCAGGGCCGCAGGCTTTGCTTCGGTCTAGTATTTTGATCAGGGGACAGACACAGGTTGGTCTTGTAATGTATCTTGGATCAACAATTGGATTGGCTTTTGTGGAAGGGTTGTTTGAGCATAGGGTGAAAACATTAAGCTACGGAGATGGATCTTCACGGATTTGGGAAGGTCCTCTTTTGGTGATTATGTACTCATTTGTGGTGCTGATTGATCTGATGATGAGTGCAGTTTTCTACTTCAGTTGTAGATCTTATAGGATGGAAGCCTCTGATGCTGAATCAAGTTCAATTTTAGAAACAATCACTATTTCTGATGAATCAGTGGGTATTCAATGA